In Rhodoferax koreense, a genomic segment contains:
- a CDS encoding H-NS family nucleoid-associated regulatory protein yields MTTYKELLQQREALERQISEARQRENAQALAQVRALVADFELTPEDVFPTGKTRGPKAAADKSGGKTKVAPKYRNPATGDTWTGRGKPPRWIQDQDRAQFLIA; encoded by the coding sequence ATGACCACCTATAAAGAGCTCCTTCAGCAACGCGAAGCCCTGGAACGTCAAATCAGCGAGGCTCGCCAGCGCGAAAATGCGCAAGCCCTGGCCCAGGTGCGAGCCCTGGTGGCCGATTTCGAATTGACGCCGGAAGACGTATTCCCTACTGGCAAGACCCGTGGCCCCAAGGCCGCGGCAGATAAATCCGGCGGCAAGACCAAGGTGGCGCCCAAATACCGTAATCCGGCCACCGGCGATACCTGGACCGGCCGTGGCAAGCCACCGCGCTGGATTCAGGACCAGGACCGCGCGCAATTCCTGATCGCCTGA
- the otsA gene encoding alpha,alpha-trehalose-phosphate synthase (UDP-forming), which yields MSRLVVVSNRIADPRKTAAGGLAVALGEALKTTGGMWFGWSGTVVEAGTPGEGEMHTQQAGNVTLATVDLCKEDHDSFYLGYSNGVLWPVFHYRLDLADFDAGYIAGYRRVNQMFAKKLMPLLKPDDIIWVHDYHLIPLAAELRAMGCTNRIGFFLHIPLPPPLILAAIPQHEWLIRSLFAYDLVGFQAEADVQHFARYVGEEAGAEALDPHHFRAFNRTVRAQAFPIGIDVNEFQALTRARESMDMFERMREEYARRRLLVGIDRLDYSKGLPHRIKAFRHLLTNYPENRNSATLIQIASPSRESVDAYADIRQQLEGLCGAVNGDFGELDWMPVRYIHRTVARKRIPGLCRAARVGLVTPLRDGMNLVAKEFVVAQDAADPGVLVLSRFAGAAEQLKEALLVNPYDTHGTAEVIQQALQMPLEERQRRHQKLLERIREFDVHWWRKAFLQALSETEPGG from the coding sequence ATGAGCCGATTGGTCGTAGTTTCCAACCGCATTGCCGACCCACGCAAGACCGCCGCCGGCGGCCTGGCCGTGGCCCTGGGCGAAGCCCTGAAGACCACCGGCGGGATGTGGTTCGGCTGGAGCGGCACGGTGGTCGAAGCCGGCACGCCGGGCGAAGGCGAAATGCACACGCAGCAGGCAGGCAACGTGACGCTGGCCACGGTGGACCTGTGCAAGGAAGACCACGACAGCTTCTACCTGGGCTACAGCAACGGCGTGTTGTGGCCGGTGTTCCACTATCGGCTCGACCTGGCCGATTTCGACGCGGGTTATATCGCCGGCTACCGCCGCGTGAACCAGATGTTCGCCAAGAAGCTGATGCCGCTACTCAAGCCGGACGACATCATCTGGGTGCACGACTACCACCTGATCCCGCTGGCGGCCGAGCTGCGCGCCATGGGCTGCACCAACCGCATCGGCTTCTTCCTGCACATCCCGCTGCCGCCGCCGCTGATCCTGGCCGCGATCCCGCAGCACGAATGGCTGATCCGCTCGCTGTTCGCCTACGACCTCGTGGGCTTCCAGGCCGAGGCCGACGTGCAGCATTTCGCGCGCTATGTCGGCGAGGAGGCCGGGGCGGAAGCGCTCGACCCGCACCACTTCCGCGCCTTCAACCGCACCGTTCGCGCCCAGGCCTTCCCGATCGGCATCGACGTGAACGAGTTCCAGGCCCTGACGCGCGCGCGCGAATCGATGGACATGTTCGAGCGCATGCGCGAGGAATACGCCCGCCGGCGGCTGCTGGTGGGCATCGACCGGCTCGATTACTCCAAGGGCCTGCCGCACCGCATCAAGGCCTTCCGCCACCTGCTGACCAACTACCCGGAAAACCGCAACAGCGCGACGCTGATCCAGATCGCCTCGCCATCGCGCGAATCGGTGGACGCCTATGCCGACATCCGCCAGCAGCTCGAAGGCCTGTGCGGCGCGGTGAACGGCGACTTCGGCGAACTCGACTGGATGCCGGTGCGCTACATCCACCGCACAGTGGCACGCAAGCGGATTCCCGGGCTGTGCCGGGCCGCGCGCGTCGGCCTGGTGACGCCGCTGCGCGACGGCATGAACCTGGTGGCCAAGGAATTCGTGGTGGCACAGGATGCGGCCGACCCCGGGGTGCTGGTGCTGTCCCGCTTCGCGGGCGCGGCCGAACAGCTCAAGGAAGCCTTGTTGGTGAACCCGTACGACACGCATGGCACGGCCGAGGTGATTCAGCAGGCGCTGCAAATGCCATTGGAAGAACGCCAGCGCCGGCACCAGAAACTGCTGGAGCGGATTCGCGAATTCGACGTGCACTGGTGGCGCAAGGCCTTTTTGCAGGCATTATCGGAAACCGAACCTGGCGGTTGA
- the otsB gene encoding trehalose-phosphatase yields the protein MQSLPRLTQPAALFLDFDGTLVDLADQPELVHVPSELVPLLTALQARFDGALAVVSGRRIVDIDTFLAPLELPAAGEHGARRRDAAGTLFEAEPHDLQRVIDAVLPLAEKHPGLRLERKEAAVALHYRHAPSLEALCRDTLVEVLRNEPALTLLHGKFVFEAKPLGVSKGSAIEAFMREAPFTGRQPVFAGDDVTDEAGFEAVRRLGGLGIKIGLGPTMAQHRCASPAELLSWMTSLLEAH from the coding sequence ATGCAGTCCCTGCCCCGTCTCACCCAACCCGCCGCCTTGTTCCTCGATTTCGACGGGACCCTCGTCGATCTGGCCGACCAGCCCGAGCTGGTGCACGTGCCGTCGGAACTCGTGCCCTTGCTGACCGCCCTGCAGGCACGCTTCGACGGCGCGCTGGCCGTGGTGTCGGGGCGGCGCATCGTGGACATCGACACGTTTCTCGCGCCCCTGGAACTGCCGGCCGCCGGCGAACATGGCGCGCGGCGCCGCGATGCCGCCGGTACCTTGTTCGAAGCCGAGCCGCACGACCTGCAGCGTGTCATCGACGCCGTGCTGCCGCTGGCCGAAAAACACCCGGGCCTGCGGCTCGAACGCAAGGAAGCCGCGGTGGCGTTGCACTACCGACACGCCCCGTCGCTGGAAGCGCTGTGCCGCGATACGTTGGTGGAGGTGCTGCGCAACGAGCCGGCCCTGACGCTGCTGCACGGCAAGTTCGTGTTCGAGGCCAAGCCGCTGGGCGTGAGCAAGGGCAGCGCCATCGAAGCCTTCATGCGCGAGGCGCCGTTCACGGGCCGCCAGCCGGTGTTCGCCGGCGACGACGTGACCGACGAAGCCGGCTTCGAGGCCGTGCGCCGGCTGGGCGGCCTGGGCATCAAGATCGGCCTGGGTCCGACCATGGCCCAGCACCGCTGCGCCAGCCCTGCGGAGTTGCTGAGCTGGATGACGTCGCTGCTCGAAGCACACTGA